A single genomic interval of uncultured Sunxiuqinia sp. harbors:
- a CDS encoding ComC/BlpC family leader-containing pheromone/bacteriocin, with protein MKTLFANNENNIFDSFETLTKEELNEVKGGVSRDLDMIVEDLD; from the coding sequence ATGAAAACTTTATTTGCTAACAACGAAAACAACATTTTTGACTCATTCGAAACTTTAACAAAAGAAGAATTAAACGAAGTAAAAGGTGGAGTGTCTCGGGACCTAGATATGATCGTAGAAGACCTTGACTAA
- a CDS encoding CHAT domain-containing tetratricopeptide repeat protein codes for MKEKNTYRYKLLIGRLMMVCVFFILFSFFYVSSAFSQDLEQFQRDSLLVSEFNQEGRRALRFGDFEKAVVSYSKAINLIDQIYREETLQAFLPLVNLGVAHKNQGEYDKSIDIYVEAESLIKSLYGDKYPRIGFVYSNLGTVYKLKGDFVKNLEYQQAALRAFQLEPKKYQNQVINGKYLVCEALYLLGEYDTAINDAIENLNEASDNVKTFYYSLLARIYDKIGESDSTKEYYQKTFKTLVKIAGENSYDLGLEYTDYTEFLLSIGEYDEAFKYAQLSEDIVKKYFTEKSQQYSDVMLNYADYYFNRSSSASVIADFYSKRKEDLDEALKYYQKALIAGSEGFNSLLVSDNPELGQEVSEVQVLKALKKKANCLETIADLNVSSSNRQDAISNYNLALNTIERATELIHQIRTGYVSEDSQFFLAENQESTFIDAVGLSYKLFQQTNDFSYAERGFEFAEKSKSASFLAAVKDTKAKEFGGIPDRLINRENYLKMNISNYKEMLFEEKQNSDPDSARIELFNSKIFQLGEQYGQLVQVLEDSFPNYYSFKYQNDVVGVAEVQKRIDEKTALVEYLIEEPTTSLPEGQVFKFVITSDELRFSRELVDSSFVENIESVYQFLTSSAYLFTGLEEFKGYAVSAFQLYDVLLDNESMFLDGKDLVIVPDDKLAYIPFDALLSEFPDTTKMNFRVLPYLVRDYSISYTYSATLLYDYFENDKTAKYDLLAFAPSYEGDSRDYTANAEYRAGLLPLLAVKKEVEFIHKYVNGDVFEDSLAQEGRFKEMASDYDILHLAMHTIVNDTLPMYSKLAFSKPYLEEKDDGWLNTNEIYTMDLKARMAVLSACNTGSGKLQKGEGVMSLARGFLYAGCPSIVMTLWEVEDESGAHIMKDFYKFLSKGKSKNESLRSAKLVHIENADPLKAHPHYWLGYVVVGNADPLFGSKDFYFILVIFGVIVLLFIDQVYRKRKARD; via the coding sequence ATGAAAGAAAAAAACACATATAGGTATAAGTTGTTGATAGGCAGACTGATGATGGTGTGCGTTTTTTTTATTCTTTTTTCTTTTTTTTATGTTTCTTCTGCGTTTTCTCAGGACTTAGAACAATTTCAAAGAGATAGTTTGCTTGTCAGCGAGTTTAATCAAGAGGGTAGGCGAGCGTTACGATTTGGTGATTTTGAAAAAGCAGTAGTTTCTTATTCAAAAGCTATAAATTTAATTGATCAAATTTATAGGGAAGAAACTCTTCAAGCCTTTCTGCCGCTTGTTAATCTTGGTGTTGCACACAAGAACCAAGGAGAGTATGATAAGTCTATTGATATATATGTTGAAGCCGAAAGTTTAATTAAATCATTGTATGGTGATAAATATCCACGCATCGGCTTTGTTTATTCAAACTTAGGAACGGTCTATAAATTAAAGGGGGACTTTGTAAAGAATTTAGAATATCAGCAAGCTGCTTTAAGGGCCTTTCAATTAGAACCTAAAAAATATCAAAATCAAGTTATAAATGGGAAGTATCTAGTGTGTGAGGCTTTATACTTATTAGGTGAATATGATACGGCTATCAATGACGCAATTGAGAATTTAAATGAAGCTTCTGATAATGTTAAGACGTTTTATTATAGTCTGTTAGCTCGAATTTATGATAAGATTGGAGAGTCTGATTCGACAAAGGAATATTATCAGAAAACATTCAAAACATTAGTTAAAATAGCAGGAGAAAACTCATATGATTTGGGATTGGAGTATACTGATTACACAGAGTTCCTTTTATCTATTGGAGAGTATGATGAAGCTTTTAAATACGCTCAATTGTCGGAAGACATTGTAAAAAAGTATTTTACCGAGAAGAGTCAGCAGTACAGTGATGTGATGCTGAATTATGCAGATTATTATTTCAACCGTAGTTCTTCTGCTAGCGTTATTGCTGATTTTTATAGCAAGCGAAAGGAAGATTTAGACGAGGCGCTAAAGTATTATCAAAAAGCTCTAATCGCAGGATCAGAAGGATTTAACTCTCTTCTAGTCAGTGATAATCCAGAGTTAGGGCAGGAGGTTTCAGAGGTACAGGTGCTTAAGGCTTTAAAGAAGAAAGCGAATTGCCTGGAGACAATTGCTGATTTGAATGTTTCTTCATCAAACAGGCAGGATGCAATTTCAAATTATAACCTGGCATTAAATACCATAGAGCGTGCTACAGAACTGATTCATCAAATTAGAACCGGCTACGTTTCAGAGGATAGCCAGTTTTTCTTGGCTGAAAATCAGGAGTCTACATTTATTGATGCTGTGGGGCTTAGTTATAAATTATTTCAACAAACGAATGATTTCAGCTACGCCGAAAGAGGGTTTGAATTTGCAGAGAAGAGCAAGTCGGCCAGCTTTTTAGCAGCTGTTAAAGATACAAAAGCCAAGGAGTTTGGTGGCATTCCAGATCGTTTGATAAATCGGGAGAATTATTTAAAAATGAATATCTCTAATTATAAGGAGATGTTGTTTGAAGAAAAGCAAAATTCAGATCCCGATTCAGCGAGAATCGAATTGTTCAATTCAAAGATATTTCAACTGGGTGAGCAGTATGGGCAGTTAGTGCAAGTCTTGGAAGATTCTTTCCCTAATTACTATTCGTTTAAGTATCAGAATGATGTGGTTGGGGTTGCTGAGGTTCAGAAGAGGATTGACGAAAAAACAGCTCTTGTTGAATACTTGATTGAAGAGCCAACCACAAGTTTACCTGAAGGGCAGGTTTTTAAATTTGTTATTACTTCGGATGAGCTTCGTTTTTCAAGAGAACTTGTAGATTCAAGCTTTGTCGAAAATATAGAATCTGTCTACCAGTTTTTAACGAGTTCGGCTTATTTATTTACTGGTTTAGAGGAGTTTAAAGGTTACGCAGTATCGGCATTTCAACTGTACGATGTGTTGTTGGATAATGAAAGTATGTTTCTGGATGGCAAAGACTTAGTGATTGTTCCTGACGATAAGCTTGCTTATATTCCTTTTGACGCTTTGCTTTCGGAATTCCCGGATACTACCAAAATGAACTTTAGGGTATTGCCATACCTGGTTAGGGATTACTCAATCAGCTACACTTATTCAGCAACCCTTTTGTACGATTATTTTGAGAATGATAAAACTGCAAAATATGATCTGTTAGCATTTGCTCCAAGTTATGAAGGAGATAGCAGGGATTATACAGCTAATGCGGAGTATCGAGCTGGCTTGCTACCTTTGCTTGCTGTAAAAAAAGAAGTCGAATTCATTCATAAGTATGTGAATGGCGATGTTTTTGAAGATTCGCTGGCACAGGAAGGTCGATTTAAGGAAATGGCTTCTGATTATGATATTCTTCATTTAGCGATGCATACCATTGTCAATGATACGTTGCCGATGTATTCAAAATTGGCCTTTTCGAAGCCATATTTGGAAGAAAAGGATGATGGATGGCTGAATACCAATGAAATTTACACAATGGATTTAAAGGCTCGTATGGCGGTTTTGAGTGCCTGCAATACCGGTAGTGGTAAATTGCAAAAGGGAGAAGGGGTAATGAGTCTTGCCCGTGGTTTTCTTTATGCCGGGTGTCCGTCTATTGTGATGACTTTGTGGGAAGTGGAGGATGAATCCGGCGCTCACATCATGAAAGACTTTTACAAGTTCCTATCAAAAGGGAAAAGTAAGAATGAATCTTTACGTTCAGCCAAGTTAGTCCATATTGAAAATGCTGATCCGCTGAAGGCTCATCCTCATTATTGGCTTGGTTATGTGGTTGTTGGTAATGCTGATCCTCTTTTTGGGAGCAAAGACTTCTATTTTATTCTTGTCATTTTTGGGGTTATTGTATTACTATTTATCGATCAAGTTTACCGCAAAAGGAAAGCCCGGGATTAA